TTGGCCATAACGCATTGCTCAGTAATGATTTATAGTTAAAGTCTGGCGGGTTGTGAGGTTTTTGCAACAAGCCCCTTTAAAGTGTGACCAGTAAGGACTTGATATTGAGCGGTAAAATTTAACTCATTGAGTCCCCCTGATAGAAGAGGTGTAGGTAAAGATGGAGAATCAAGATCAATTATTGTGCCATCAGAATTATTTATTCGCACCGCTAAACCTTCCGCACCTCCGGGGTTAGTGCCAGAAGTGATGGGTCTGCCGATTCAGGCTGGCTACTGAAGGTCACCGTTGCTTTACTCGGAGCAGACTGAGGACAATGGTAGCAGCTGTGAGTTTTATCGAACCGAGAACGGGTGTAAAGAAGCGGAAAACTTTACCTTCGAACTTCATATTGAAACCACATCTGGTGCTGATACCAGCGGACTTATGGTCATGCCATATGACCCCTTTATCATGGGCTTGTAGCAAAAACTCACAAAGAACGAAAATTGAGTGCTAGAGTGTAGTATTTAACACAAATCAACCCGATGTTTCTTGTTCTATAAATCGCTTTAAAAGCGTTACACACATACAAGGCCGTAGGAAGTTCGAAAAAGGCTCTATCACATCTAAACCTAAAGTTGCGACAGAGCCCTGATAATTACTTTATCCAACCTCTTCAAGTTTTAAGTCTTTAAGTTTTTGGTGTTCTACCTTATCGTCGGGATAATGGACTTCAAGATGAAGTGCAATATTAGAATCTGGAGATATATTATGACCAGAGGTGTTTTCTAATACGACTTTCCCATCAACACTTTCATCTTCATTTAATTTCAACCAGCTCGATTGTGTGTCTAACCATTTTTGTGGAATATAAGCTCCTTCCGGCAATGAAAAAGATATTTTCCAATGTTTCACAGTAAGAGTATCTGATATTAAATCAAGATCATACGTATAAAACCATTCATGCTCTGGCCAATAATTCTCCCAACTATCGACGAATGATTGTGAAACATGTAAATCTGGAATTTTATTTTCTTCAACTGTTATTTTAGCCGAAACGGTATTACTTGATTGATTTAAATAGCCGATTTCTGGCTTCATGCTTGCAGTGAGAGTGCCTTGACCGATTTCGTTGCCGGTAATGCTTATATCTTTCTTAACAGCCTCTCCTGCAGGAACAGTGAATTCAGACTCATAACCATCTATGGAAATTAGACCTTTGCCTTTGGTTACTTGAACATCGAGACTAACTTCAAAGGATTGATCGTTTCTTGAGTTATCAATAGTCAGTACTGCTGAATCATTAACACCAACCGTTATCACCTTAGGAGGCAAAAACATTGGTGTGTCAATATTTATGATAGCTTGCGTTATAACAGAGTTAACTAGATCGTTGAAACCATAAGGAGCATGGGAAAGCCTTTCCCCCGCAGCTACCTCAGCTGAATCTCCGCTAATATCATTTCCTTTAATCAATACAGCTGGCACATTTAGATTATTGACAACGGAGCTAACACCGTGAGGGTATCCAACAGGAAAGCCAAAGTCTTCCAATTGTTGAGCATTTAGTTGTACGCCTTCTTTAATTGCCAATATATGATCGTAGGGTTGACCAACATTAAAATTAGGATCCCCATAGAGACAAAACCTATCTTCGGGGCATTTATCCGCTCCACGCCCCGATATGAATTCGGCATCAGGTGAAGCAAAAGAATTCGTTGATAAAGCAATTAAGGGTAATATTAATATTTTATTCATTTTTTACCTTTTAAATATCCGGATTAAAGTACGATAATTGAATCCAGTTTTTGCTAATAGTTCATAATTTAGATATCTGTGCTCAAAGAATATGCCAATCTAAACAGTAGACGGGCACTTTCTTGTTTTGCCACGAAGTGTTCCACTTATTTATCTGAATTTAGGTCTAATCAATCCAACATGTCCCGGTTTCAGAGTTTATATGAACGTTTATATCTTTATTAACAAGGAATCCTGGGCAAGATCCCACGGTATCAAGGTTTGCATCTAGAATGTACGAAGTTTGCATTCGAGTACTACTTAGAAAAAAATGATGAGCTTTCATTGGTGCCATATAGCCTGTCATGTGTTCATGCGGATTTGAGTCCAAACCTTGCCAGCCAGCACCGTAATTTGTACTGTCATTTATAATTGTTACTCTAAATTCACCATTTACCCTCGCACTCTCAACTCCCTCAGAAGGAAAAGTTGAAGCAAAAGCGCTTACGCTAAGTGAAGAAAACAATGCTGCCGTTAACAGTAATGATGATTTTTTCATTTTATAGTCCAAAAGTTGAATGTTATATTTAAACGTTATATAAGATAACGATAACAAACATATTGCACACTAAGTCACCGATCAACAAAAATATTATTTTATAAAATAAAATAATATAAAACTGATAGTTTCATGGGACCTGAAAACTTTAATTACATGCTTTTTAGATCATCGTAATTAGATATTAAACTTTTAATTTAGATCATTAAGCCAGCAAGCAGGATGATTAAAAACCAATGCAAAAACCAAAAAAATTAGCATAAAAATCAATGGTTTATACTGCGATTTCTGCTGTGGGTGTTATTTATTAATTATAATTATCATAACCCTAATTAAAGGAATAAAAGTCGATAATGATTGAAATATTTAAGGGTAATAATCAATTAATACATTAGTGTACCAAAATTTCTATAACAAAAGGGCTTGTTGTGAAAATTGAAGATGTTTCTACGGTGCCTATCTAAACACCTCTTTTCATGTGTAAATTCCGAGGATATTTAAGCCTTCATTGAGGAAGGCGAATCTCTCCTAGACCTCAGTTTAGGCTCATAACGACGTAACCAAAAAAAACAATCTGGCCTCCTCAAGACTCTGAAACATTCACCAAGCCCGCATTCAGACCTTGAACCCGCCGGTGGCTTCGCTAAGCTTTTTGATGAGAGCATGGTCAGATTCAATGTCATTGTTGAGATATTACACTTACCAATGTTCTATATCTTGCTGTAATTGGCCTTCACGATTGAAGCGAGTAATCGCGTTACCATAAAGCGAGTTTTTATCGGTATTTAATGCATTAGGATGAAAGGAAGCTGTGTCGCGAAGTGAGCTGGGTTTCAGAAATTGATAAGCAGGCTCTTTATTACGCATATCAGAGAAGAAGAACTCCACCGTTGCCCAGGTTTATTGTTGGCTCGGTAGAAATAATGCCATTTATCTTTCACCCTGACGCAAGTTTCATCAAGCTGCTAGGATGAATCGACACGAGTGAATTGATATATAGCAGCGTAAATTCTTATGTACTTGAAGCCCATAGTGAATAAACCATCGATAAATCGTCGAGCGATTCACAAATACACCGCGTTCGGTCAAAATATCACTGAGGTTCGCATAGTTCATTGCGGTAGTACCATACCACCGCACACAACATAAGATAAGTTCGGGTATGAATTTCGCCATTTGAATTCAAATTTTTCAAACGCATTGATCGGTGTGAAGAATAGCTAAAGTCTGACGGGTTGTTAGTTTTTGAAACAAGCTCCCTCTGGACGACTTTTCTCCACTTTTCAGTTGTAAACGCTAAAACATCCATTCAAAGCTTCTGTACAGAAGACATCATCAGAAATAATACTAGGAAATGTTTTAAGCTTTGCGTGAAAACTATGCCTTTTCATATTATTTGGAGTGTGATATTTATTAGACCATTCCAAATATGAAAATTCATCGTAGTAATCAATATCAATGCTATTATCTTCACAGTGGAAGGTCAGAATATGATTCTTATGTGTCAAATAATTTAAATCGCATTCATATTTGTATATATAGCCAAAACCAGCTTTTTTAACATTTATATTGAGTGTTTTAGAACCAAAATCATCCTTTAAAAAGACAAAAGCTTCATAAGCGATTTTACCATTTTCAATATATATATGATGCGCTTCATAACTATCTGAATCAGGGTCATTTATTATAACTAATAAAACAGGTATAATCATAGCAACGGCAAATGACGCCCTAATAATTTTATTTACCATGCGAATGCCTACACTTTTCAATTAAAAATGCAATATCTTTTTCTATATTTTTATTGTCTTTTGATATCATGATAAAGCTTTCTGATTTATAATGTTCGTCGAGACATGATATCAAAATATGACCATGCTTATTCACTGAAATATATGAAATATTTTTAACAGATTTTATGTTATTTTCAATAACACTCAATAACTCATCTCTTTTTTTCTTTCCTATTTTATTGAGATTAATTATCGTTTCATTTATGGTCGATTTTTGAGCAAGATCTTTTGGTCCAAATCCTACATTATCTAAGTATCTAACAAAAAAATAAGTAATCAAGATCGACATTATGGAAATAATAGAAAAAGCCTTCAATAATCGACTTTTATTTTTGATTAATTTTTTTAAGATTTCAACTTCTGATATCTTTACTTTGGATTTGTGTTCTTGCCTACTTACCACATTTTTATTATCAGGGTTTAATTTATTGTGGGTTATGTATTCATTGTATAAACATGAACTAATCCCGTATCCCTTTCTCGGTATATTGACAATAGAGTTTTTAATCCCAATTGAGCAGAACTTTATACGAATATTATATACCAGTGTGTTTATATTGTTTTCCTTAACTGTTTCATTTCCCCAAATAAATTTTGCAATTTTATTTCTAGATACATATCCTAAATTATGATTATCAAAAAGACACTTTAAAAACTTATATTCATTGTGACTAATTGTTTTAAATTTATCTCCAAACCTAATAGATTCCTTATCGAAAATAAACACAGTACACACCCTAAAAAACATTTATATTGTTGACTTCAAAAAAATCCAATTATATGCATATACAAAGCCCTAAAAGTTTCACAAAACCAATCGCAATATTTAATATACAACGTTTGATATACGCAGCTTGATACAAATCAACACATTTGGATACCTAAAACCAACAAGAATAAGTAACTTCCCTAAATAAAAAACTTCAATAAGTAAAGGTTATTGAATGCGAATATTATGAATTTTGACATCATAAATATTCATTTATATTATCATCCCCCCCCACTTTACTACGCATATATATATTATTATGATAATAAACTCAATTGTCAACATACATAAGTTCGGCTTGTAAAGCTTAATGAAAATATATGATAAATCAGTAATAGATTCACATTGATAATGTTTAATCAAATAAAAAATTCGATCATAAAAATGATGAAATTGTCAGGCTAATAACCTGAACGCTTTTACCACATCTGATATATGAAAGTAGATGTCGTTGAAAGAGAATTTGCTTAGCCTGAGGCGAAAATATCAGTTTCACTACTACACAAAAAAACAATACAATAACAAACCACTAACATTCCATAACGAAAAGATACCGCACGTCATATTACAGAGCTCCACTCATTTTCGACGCACCAGTGAGTATGGTTAGTAAACGGTGAATAATTTTTATATCAGATAGCATCAAAGACTAAGAAAAATGTCGAATCCATCTAGTCCGTTAACACTGAACACTCATATGTTGACAAAGTTATCGCCTTTAATATCTCATCGCGATAAATCTAACTTAGCAAGACACGATCAAATTAACTTCTGAGCTTGAACACTTAGCTCATAGCTGACGTCAATCAAATAACCTAATTTTCATACAGATAGGTTATTGAATTTCATATGTTTAATTAAAGTCATAGTAAATATTAATTCGTTGTTTTACGCTTTTTGGCGCCTTGTTAAGCACATTTGCTGTCTTATATCCCCAGCACCGTTGCAGGGCTGTTTGTGGCAAGCACTTAACAACCACTTTCCAGAAATCAGGCGCGCCATCTCCGATGACGAGCTTTGGTGCTAACTGTCATCCCTGTGATCGTATCTTCTCAATGAGTTCCGTCCAACTTGCTTCTGAATCGCGATGAACATCTAGAACTCCAAGGGCTTCTTTACGCCCAGTCTCATCGACACCCATGACGACGATTAAGCAGAGCTAATCGCCCATCCTAACGTGTCAGACAGCCCTTTTAATTTTAGATATAATTTAATTTTTATAGTTAATGAAATTTACATTTACGTTCAATCTTTCATTAAGTGCCATGGAATTAAACCTACCACTTTTAACAATAAATAATCTAGGGTCAAAAGATAACGCACCAATAGTTTTCAGTTTAATTTATATACTCTCAATGTGTTATAAGGAAAAATCATTGACCAGTTAATTTTTTTAAAAGGTTTTGCTTTTTCAATATGGACTTTAACCTTAATTTGGCTAAAATAAACACAAAGTAGAGTTAATCAACTCAGAGATGAACTAAAATTATATTTTTAATCATACACTTAGAAAGACGCTAAGATGTAAACCAGCCTTCTAATTACAGCTTTATTCTTGGAAACACAAGGTTATGGATACATGTTGTAAGTGAAAAGTTTTATTCCCCACCATAATCATAATTCTATTGTTTTTCAAAACCAAACTGTTCACATGAGAATTATAAAAAAATATATTTTATATTTTTTTATAATTCTCATGTGAGCCATATTCTTTCTTTGGTCATAGTATTACCGCAATAAGCTATACAAACCTCAGTGATATGTTGGCTGAACGCGGTGTATTTGTGAGTCGCTTCACGATTTATCGTTGGTTTATTCACTCTGGGCTTCACCTACATAAGAATTCACGCCGTTATATCAATCAAATCGTGTCGATTCCTCCTAGCAGCTTGATGAAACTTACGTCAGGGTGAAAGGCAAATGGCATTGAATCTGACCACGCTCCCATCAAAAAGCTTAGCGAAACCACCGGCGGCTTCAGGTTCGAAAGTGGGCTTGGTAAATGTTTCAAGGTTTTGAGGAGGCCAGTTTGATTTTTGGTTACGTCGTGATGAGTCGAAACTAGATTCAGGAGAGCTCCGCTTTCCTCAATGAACGCTTAAATATCTTCGGAATTTAAACATGAAAAGAGGTGTTCGGATTGGCACCACAGAAACATCTTCAACTTTTGCAACAAGCCCGATTGAACTGGTGGGTTTTAAGCAGTGCTTTACTCGCGCCCCGGGCGTGAGTAAAGCACTAATGCGCTTGTTCAC
The sequence above is a segment of the Vibrio campbellii CAIM 519 = NBRC 15631 = ATCC 25920 genome. Coding sequences within it:
- a CDS encoding winged helix-turn-helix domain-containing protein — protein: MFIFDKESIRFGDKFKTISHNEYKFLKCLFDNHNLGYVSRNKIAKFIWGNETVKENNINTLVYNIRIKFCSIGIKNSIVNIPRKGYGISSCLYNEYITHNKLNPDNKNVVSRQEHKSKVKISEVEILKKLIKNKSRLLKAFSIISIMSILITYFFVRYLDNVGFGPKDLAQKSTINETIINLNKIGKKKRDELLSVIENNIKSVKNISYISVNKHGHILISCLDEHYKSESFIMISKDNKNIEKDIAFLIEKCRHSHGK
- a CDS encoding LruC domain-containing protein, whose product is MLYSEQTEDNGSSCEFYRTENGCKEAENFTFELHIETTSGADTSGLMVMPYDPFIMGL